The Phaeacidiphilus oryzae TH49 region CGGCCAGCTCCCAGAGCGCCAGCACGGACTCCGGGTCCGACTCGTCCAGCGCGTTCAGTGCCGCCCCGGGCCGGGCCACCTCGCCGGCGGCCTCGCCCCCGGTCCCCTCGCCGGACTTCTCCAGCGCGACCAGCTCCAGGTCGACGGCCAGCGGCCAGGCCCGCCACAGCAGCCCGTCGCCGTCCTCCCCGGTGATGCCCAACTCCCGCTCGGCCGCGGCCTCCTGACCAGACGTCAGGTCGCCCCACTCGTCCACGGGGCAGCCCGCACCGTCCTCCCGCCCGGTCCACCGGGCCAGCCGCAGCGCGGCGGAGAACAGCGGGGACCCCGCGGCCGCCGCGGCCAGCTCGGCCCGCGGCGCCAGCCGCACCGGCGGCACCACGACCGGCTCGTCGTTGCCCTGCTCACCCGACTCCTCGACGTCCCAATCGAGTTCGCCATACATTTCGGGGCGTCGTCCGGCCATGGCGCTCGTTCTCCTCGGATCTGGTGCGGCTCTCGTGCAGCCTGAGGCAGGCTGACAGCCTAGCCCCTGCACTCCATCCCACCGGTCCCTCACGCGGGTGACAGCGCCTCGACCACCACTCGAACCGCGGGGAAACGGGAACGGCCGCGGAACGCCCTCCGAAAGGAGGTACGCTCCGCGGCCGTCCGCGATTCGATCGAGCGGTCAGACGTTGAAGCCCAGCGCGCGCAGCTGGTCGCGCCCGTCGTCGGTGATCTTGTCCGGGCCCCACGGCGGCATCCAGACCCAGTTGATCCGCAGGTCCTTGACCAGACCGTCGGTGGCGCTGCGCGCCTGGTCCTCGATCACGTCGGTCAGCGGGCAGGCGGCGGAGGTCAGCGTCATGTCGACGGTGGCCGTGTCGGCCTCGTCCACATGCAGGCCGTAGATCAGGCCCAGATTGACCACGTCGATCCCGAGCTCCGGGTCGACGACGTCCATCAGGGCCTCCCTGAGGTCCTCCACCGAGACCGTGCCCTTGGACACGAAGGCCTCGTCCGAGGCCTCGGCAGCGGCACCGCCCTCCGCGGCGCTCCCCGCGGTGTTCTCTTCGGTGTTCACACTCTCGCTCACACGGCCTCCTTCGCCAGAGCCTTCGCGGTGGCGTCCTTCCAGGCCATCCAGGACAGCAGGGCGCACTTCACCCGTGCCGGGTACTTGGAGACGCCGGCGAACGCCACCGCGTCCTCCAGCACCTCCTCGTCGCCCTCCATCTGGCCCTTGCTCTGCATCAGCTCAAGGAAGGCCTCCTGCACGGCCTGAGCCTCGCCGAGCGTCTTCCCCACCAGCATGTCGTTCAACACGGACGCCGAGGCCTGGCTGATCGAACAGCCCTGCGACTCGTACGACACGTCCTCGATCCGCTGGCCGTCCAGCTTCACCCGCAGGGTGATCTCGTCACCGCAGGTGGGGTTGACGTGATGCACCTCGGCGTCGCCGTCCCGCAGCCCCTTGCCGTGCGGGTTGCGGTAGTGGTCCAGGATGATCTCCTGGTACATCGATTCCAGCTTCACGCGAGGCGCCTCCTAACCGAATCTCTGCTCATCCGAAGAACTGACGCACATGCTCGAGACCGTCGACCAGCGCGTCGACCTCGCCCGGCGTCGAGTACAGATAGAAGGACGCCCGCGTGGTCGCGGGAATTCCGTACCGCAGGCAGACCGGCCGCGCGCAGTGGTGGCCGACCCGGACCGCGATCCCCTGCTCGTCCAGCACCTGCCCCACATCGTGGGGGTGGATGTCGCCGAGGGTGAAGGAGATCGCGGAGCCCCGGTCCACGGCGTCCGTCGGGCCGACGATCCGCAGGTCGGGGACCTCCTTCAGCCGCTCAAGCGCATACGCGGTGAGCGCCTGCTCATGCGCGGCGATCTTCTCGATCCCCACCGACCGCAGGTAGTCGACGGCCGCGCCCAGCCCGATCGCCTCGGCGATCGCCGGCGTCCCCGCCTCGTACTTGTGCGGCGCCGGGGCGTACGTGGAGGAGTTCATCGAAACGGTCTCGATC contains the following coding sequences:
- a CDS encoding metal-sulfur cluster assembly factor translates to MSKGTVSVEDLREALMDVVDPELGIDVVNLGLIYGLHVDEADTATVDMTLTSAACPLTDVIEDQARSATDGLVKDLRINWVWMPPWGPDKITDDGRDQLRALGFNV
- the sufU gene encoding Fe-S cluster assembly sulfur transfer protein SufU, which codes for MKLESMYQEIILDHYRNPHGKGLRDGDAEVHHVNPTCGDEITLRVKLDGQRIEDVSYESQGCSISQASASVLNDMLVGKTLGEAQAVQEAFLELMQSKGQMEGDEEVLEDAVAFAGVSKYPARVKCALLSWMAWKDATAKALAKEAV